Part of the Synechococcus sp. MU1617 genome, CAGCAACGTCTCCATCGTCGGGAGGAAGTCGTCCTGCACCGTGCAGCAGAGGCAACCGTTATTCAGCTCGACCAACCGGCCATCCACATCCTCCTCGGGACAGAAGCCACAGCTGCGAATCAGATCACCATCAAGCCCAACGCTGCCGAATTCGTTGACCATCACGGCCAATCGCTGGCCTCCGCGGGTGAGCAGATGGCGGAGGACCGTGGTCTTGCCGGCCCCAAGAAACCCGGTGATCACGGTCACCGGCAGACGCTTAGCCATGAGGATTAAGGGCGGCAGCCCAGGCTCTCACGGGTTGAGACGCCACTGATCGGGTTGGATCCATCCGCCCGAGCACAAAGGGCTCGCTGTTGCGGCAGATCGATCACGGCGTTGGTGAAATCAGCACCGTCGATCTGCGCGTCCGTGAAACGGCTCTGCATCATCATCGCGTTGGTGAAGTTGGCCCCCCGCAGATCTGCGCCCTCGAAGTGGCTGGCAAAGCCGACAACATCGGAGAGATCGGCATCTCGAAGATCGGCCCCCTGCAGTTGAGAGGTGTTGATCACGGCTCCGCGCAGGTCCGTGCCGCTGAGATTCACCTCACGCAAATCGGCCTTAAGGAACTCTTTTTCCTTGAGATCGAGACCGTGCATATC contains:
- a CDS encoding pentapeptide repeat-containing protein; protein product: MASLLAVITLAISTVFWSESVQAITAPELRGQFAVQEISADMHGLDLKEKEFLKADLREVNLSGTDLRGAVINTSQLQGADLRDADLSDVVGFASHFEGADLRGANFTNAMMMQSRFTDAQIDGADFTNAVIDLPQQRALCARADGSNPISGVSTRESLGCRP